The genomic DNA ATTACAGCGCAATGCATCAACCTTGTATTTCTAAAAAATAGCTTTTTAATAGATAATATTTTTAACTTAGTGTTCTTTTTTAGTAGCAGCTCCTGTTCATTCGGCCTATTACTGATAAGATCAAGATATATTGCATGGCTGCCAGTTGGAATAAAAACTTTCATAAGGGTATCCATATCATGCTCCTGAAGTAACGTTTCTTTAACCAAACCGACACCCATAAATCCTTGGTCAATAATAATATCACCTTTCCGCAAATTGCTTTTCCTTTGGGCGAATAATAAGTCTTTGTAACATAGGGTTCTGTATCCTATAATATTTTCTTTGATCACAAATTTATTAATTTCACTCTCCATTATTTGAATCATTGACTTGAGAGTGTGAGTATTAAAACCTATATCAGTATATCCTTTACGACATAGTTCATTAATTGCAAGACCATAATTTCCACCGCAATAATATGAAAACGCTTTATAAACAGATACTTCGTGCCTAAACCTATCAGCGTATTCCTTGCCTTTTGACTCTTTAATTACTTCATAATTTAAATCACTTAATTCATATGTGTGTCTATGTTTACCCTCTAGCTGAAAATCTTGTAGCCAAGTGCTGTAATATTTTTCTCCAAAACTTTTAGATTCCTCATATGACACAAATTCTTTAAATTCATTATACAAATTATCACCTACAATTACTTAATTTAGGCTGTATATAATTTTTAAACATTATAGCAAATTTAATGGAAGAAATAAATCTACATAGTACCAACCAGATTTAAGAGTTATCTTTCGATTTTTGTAAGTTAAGTAAATTATAAAAAGTAGTTGGTTTTAAATTAAGCTCTTTCATCGCAGCTCTTGCAGTAATCTCTTTATTAATCCATTTTTCATAAACAATGGTGAAATTTTCTGGTGTTTTAGTCTTTGGTCTTCCAAGATGCTTGCCTTGAATTTTAGCAGCTGCTATACCTTCTTCTTGTCTTTTCTTTATGTTATGTCTCTCCTGCTCTGCAACATAAGCAAGGACCTGAAGAATTAAATCGCTTATAAAAGTACCAAGTAAATCTTTGTGCAGGGTAGTATCCAGGAGAGACATATCTAATATTTTTATATCAGCTTTGAGTTCCTGTGTTATATATTTCCATTCATTTATTATTTCTTTATAGTTTCGGCCGAGGCGATCTATTGACGATATAACAAGTAAGTCACCTTCTCTGAGAGCTTTCTTAAGTAATTGGTATTGCGGCCTATCAAAATTTTTTCCACTTTGTTTATCTATTAATATAAATGCTTCATCAACCCCGGCTTCTTTAAGGCTCAATATTTGACGCGCTTCATTCTGGTCTTTATCGCTTACTCGTATATAGCCATATTTTCTCAATGTTGGCATCTCCTTTATAATTGTATTCTAAAAGGTGTGTTAATTTCCGAATATATTCATAAATTAATTTTATACTTTTTTGAATACAAAATAAATACCCTTTTGGCACTTTTTCAAGCAACCAAAAAGGTATACCTTTTTGAATGGTAGTTTTTATGAAATTAATCATTTATGTGATGTTCAACTCTTTATGATAGTACTGCAAAGTTGAATATTTACAAATCAGTTTGTTTCTATCAATATGGATATCTTTTAGTGCTTTCTTATATTCATTAATATATTTATCAAAACCTATCTTTAGTTGATGCTCTTTTTGAATTAAAACTCTATGCTCCTCAGGTCTAATATACGGATTTCTTGAATCTATATATGAATCATCAGGTATTAATACTGCTTTAGAATAATCTGCACCACAGTGATTTTGTTTATTTGTCCATAAGGCATTTGGATGATTTATTCCTGATCTTAAAGGTATACCAAAAACTACTCCGTTAATATTTACTGTAAGCATTACATATGGTCTTTCCAGTTTTCGTTCTATTTCAGGATAATTCTTTTCGTCAAATTGATTGTAAAATTTTTGATTTAGAAATATATACCTCATTATTTCCCACCCTTCCTTTAAGCAGAACAAAAGCTCCTTTATATTTCATAATAAAGGAGCTTAATCTTCTCAGTAAGCTTTTTTTATTTTACCCTGCTCGGGCTTTACGAGCAGATCTTCTCAGCGAGTTTTTCTTTATATTACCTTGCTCGTACTCTACGAGCAAATGATTTTCTATATTTAGTATATCATAAATTAAATAAAAGTAAAACACTTATTTTATCCTAATTTTCTATTTTTCTTTAACCCTTGCAAAGCTTTCATTTTAACAAAATTTAGAAGTTTGTCACATAAATAAAGCCCTCGGCCCAAATAAAAAGTGCATTAACCTATATTTCCGAAGTGTAACTAATACATTCTAACGTAACTGCATCTTTGCATTTAACAACAAGGCTCAAGAAATCCACTAAATTTCTGCCTACTAATTCCACATAGTTATCAGACATCGAAGGACTTACAATATAAACTGGCGACTCATGCAGCTCTTTATCATTCTTGACGATACAATAATGGATTCCATCAGTTCCTGAGTGAGCAAAAATAACCGCCTGCAAAGGTGTACAAAAATAGCTTTCAAAATCCCTGGTCATAATAAGACCTATCGCTTCTAGATCTTCCTTTATTTCAAATAACTTATCTAAAAGTGTCATTTTTACTTCCTCCAGCAATATTTAACTATTTAATTTCTTGATCTTATCGTTATCCTCTAAAATATTCTTTAAAAATACTTTTCGTTTATATCTTATAATCAGTTGTTAAATTTTCCATTTCATTAGATAATTGGGTATAATTAGGTTTCCCAGATTTCTTATTTTTTAATAAAGATGACTTCCTTAATATTCTCCTATAAACAAACTAGTGCACCGTGCACTTAATAACCATAAATAAGTTTCTTGCTTAGAGTTCTACCTATATTAAAAATAACATGAGAGGAATCACCTGGTTGTCTATTAAAAATAGATTCTTTTTTTAATTCCAACCTATTTTTATGACCTATCAATATTCCTGCTCCAGAAGCCTCAATCTCTTTTTTAATATCCCTACCTTTAAATGTATATGTAAAAATATATTCCAAATGGGATTCTACAAGAAAATAAAATGTATTGCAGTATACTTGGTAATTTTGCCATTTTGAATCCCTTAAAAAATCTTCTGCACTTGCCTTTACCTCGATTATTGCAATTTTGCTTTCATTATCATATCCAATACAATCCCATCTGTAATTTTTATATGAAACTTCAGCAGCTGCAATATAATTCTTTTCAAATAAGTACTTTAAAGCTAACTGTTGTAATCGGCCATGCTCCAGAAGTTCTTTAGAACTCAATGTATTTGTTAACTCTATTCTGTCAAAAAAGGTTTTAACATCCGTTTTTTTAATCTGTTTTATTTCTTCCTCAATGCAGACTTTTTCTTCTTCTAATTGCTTGATCCGTTCCTTCTGGTTTTTGATTTTTTCTTTTAAAGGCCCACTTAAGCCTCTGATCATTTTATTCCTATAAAACGGTTCCTTTGGGTAAGAGTCTCTAACAAACTCAGGAACATTATTGTAGTCATATTCAATTCTTCCTTTGAATTTTTTTCTTTTTCGGTATTCTTCTACAAACCTATCAACATCAGGTATTACCCAAATATAATTCTCATCATCGAATACTACCACTTCAAGCTTTTTAAGCTTTTGCTGCCAGCTGTAATCAAGACGTTTTATCAAAACCTTTACATTTTCTGTGGTTTCATCATTGTATTCAAGTGGGGCATCGGCAACACCGATATGCTCAAGTAAAAAATCCTGTTCCTCCTGGTTATATATTTTGAATTCTTTTATAGCATCTGATATAGCTTTCTGACTATCTTTCAAATCTTCTATTTCAGTCTTTATAGCATTTTCCCTTCTGTCTAATTCATCAAGCTTGTATCTAGCTCTTTCTTTCATTCTCTTAACTTCCTGCTTCTTTTCAAGGTAAGCAGGATACAAAGTTTTTAAATCAGATCTCCGGGTATTAGGGTTTGTGTTTCCAAGTACTTCATCTAATCCTTCCCATTCGTTATTATCAAAGAAGTCTTTTAAGACCAACGCTTTGATACCTAACTCTCTAAGATTTTTATAAGAAGCTTCAGAAACAATATTTTTTACTTGTTGGCACATGCTATTGAACTGAGATAATTTTTTAACTTGGTCATAACTCACATTCATTGAAAGTGATATGTCTTTAGGCTTTAGTCCTTCTTCAAGTTGTTTTAAAATAAGCTTACTTAAAGTATCTATACCATTAATCATACAATTAACCCCGTGTGCATCGTGCACTCCTTAATAATTATTAAACTTTTTTATCTCCTTTGAGCATATCTCTAACTTTATAATATTGCTCAATTGTCACTATTCCCATTTTTACATACCTTTTATTAGTTAACATATATTTCACTGTTGATTTAAACCATTTTCCGCCCCTCTTAGTTTCTACCCCTTCGGAATTCAATTTATCTGCAATTTCCCGCAGAGATCTGCCTTCTATATATGAGTCATATAAAAATTTTATTGTACTCTCATCTGCTAAAGGTTTAGATCCAGATGATCGGTTTTCAAGATTTCTTATTTTCTCTAAGAGCTGCTTTTCATTATTGCGACAATCATTATGAAATGTTGTTTCAAATATCCTGAAGTATGTATAC from Acetivibrio cellulolyticus CD2 includes the following:
- a CDS encoding VIP2 family actin-ADP-ribosylating toxin, whose translation is MYNEFKEFVSYEESKSFGEKYYSTWLQDFQLEGKHRHTYELSDLNYEVIKESKGKEYADRFRHEVSVYKAFSYYCGGNYGLAINELCRKGYTDIGFNTHTLKSMIQIMESEINKFVIKENIIGYRTLCYKDLLFAQRKSNLRKGDIIIDQGFMGVGLVKETLLQEHDMDTLMKVFIPTGSHAIYLDLISNRPNEQELLLKKNTKLKILSIKKLFFRNTRLMHCAVI
- a CDS encoding recombinase family protein — translated: MRKYGYIRVSDKDQNEARQILSLKEAGVDEAFILIDKQSGKNFDRPQYQLLKKALREGDLLVISSIDRLGRNYKEIINEWKYITQELKADIKILDMSLLDTTLHKDLLGTFISDLILQVLAYVAEQERHNIKKRQEEGIAAAKIQGKHLGRPKTKTPENFTIVYEKWINKEITARAAMKELNLKPTTFYNLLNLQKSKDNS
- the tenpIN gene encoding type III toxin-antitoxin system TenpIN family toxin, whose product is MRYIFLNQKFYNQFDEKNYPEIERKLERPYVMLTVNINGVVFGIPLRSGINHPNALWTNKQNHCGADYSKAVLIPDDSYIDSRNPYIRPEEHRVLIQKEHQLKIGFDKYINEYKKALKDIHIDRNKLICKYSTLQYYHKELNIT
- a CDS encoding MmcB family DNA repair protein; amino-acid sequence: MINGIDTLSKLILKQLEEGLKPKDISLSMNVSYDQVKKLSQFNSMCQQVKNIVSEASYKNLRELGIKALVLKDFFDNNEWEGLDEVLGNTNPNTRRSDLKTLYPAYLEKKQEVKRMKERARYKLDELDRRENAIKTEIEDLKDSQKAISDAIKEFKIYNQEEQDFLLEHIGVADAPLEYNDETTENVKVLIKRLDYSWQQKLKKLEVVVFDDENYIWVIPDVDRFVEEYRKRKKFKGRIEYDYNNVPEFVRDSYPKEPFYRNKMIRGLSGPLKEKIKNQKERIKQLEEEKVCIEEEIKQIKKTDVKTFFDRIELTNTLSSKELLEHGRLQQLALKYLFEKNYIAAAEVSYKNYRWDCIGYDNESKIAIIEVKASAEDFLRDSKWQNYQVYCNTFYFLVESHLEYIFTYTFKGRDIKKEIEASGAGILIGHKNRLELKKESIFNRQPGDSSHVIFNIGRTLSKKLIYGY
- a CDS encoding recombinase family protein — translated: MNYVEKINDCYIKMIFNNIEKYKITEIWEHGTGFDTLYFLNLRLTLAQKYGIDIELIQGSSTAKNAILYQGYRYTYFRIFETTFHNDCRNNEKQLLEKIRNLENRSSGSKPLADESTIKFLYDSYIEGRSLREIADKLNSEGVETKRGGKWFKSTVKYMLTNKRYVKMGIVTIEQYYKVRDMLKGDKKV